One Lysinibacillus fusiformis genomic window carries:
- the dltD gene encoding D-alanyl-lipoteichoic acid biosynthesis protein DltD → MIKKGFLALLVAFALFAAFVFFPNSWIKAWISDAHIEQAKTSMAPLMFQGMYLQERMLQESNSMPLYGSSELNRFDPFHPYNYVRATDAPYSTFMIGRGGMQSITHFLNFAAQEKNLKDKKIVFIISPQWFTEKGMSELQFSPNYSMLHAYDLAFNKKIDATLRNDAMERLLQFDTVKRDHLLQAMYQYKMSEGKEKPIVGRFAMMAGHVQKALLEKKDLYYSLFPNKSHNLKSNDKLITNQTFEEQLQHAEAYGEKRVSNELMIENKFYKRLEHSNLKKLAGFRKHEDYTESPEYKDFQLVIDVLKDAGAKPLFVSIPVNGRWYDYGDYPKDRRQEYYKKMEQVLTAADVPYVDFTDHEYDPYFIMDTIHIAWKGWVYLDQELDKYWQQP, encoded by the coding sequence ATGATAAAAAAGGGTTTTTTAGCACTTTTAGTAGCGTTTGCTCTATTTGCTGCCTTTGTTTTCTTCCCTAATTCTTGGATAAAGGCATGGATTTCAGATGCACATATTGAGCAAGCGAAGACCAGTATGGCCCCCCTGATGTTTCAAGGCATGTATTTACAGGAGCGCATGTTACAAGAGTCTAATTCCATGCCATTATATGGTTCTTCAGAATTAAATCGTTTTGATCCCTTCCATCCCTATAATTACGTGCGAGCAACAGATGCCCCCTATTCAACATTTATGATTGGACGTGGAGGTATGCAATCCATTACACATTTTTTAAATTTTGCGGCGCAAGAGAAAAATTTAAAGGATAAAAAAATAGTGTTTATCATTTCGCCACAATGGTTTACGGAAAAAGGGATGAGTGAGCTTCAATTTTCGCCTAACTATTCCATGCTTCATGCCTATGATTTAGCATTTAACAAGAAAATTGATGCCACACTACGAAATGATGCCATGGAGCGTTTACTACAATTTGATACGGTTAAGCGTGATCATCTATTACAAGCTATGTACCAATATAAAATGTCTGAGGGTAAGGAAAAACCAATTGTTGGACGATTTGCAATGATGGCAGGTCATGTGCAAAAGGCTTTACTAGAGAAAAAGGATTTATATTACTCCCTTTTCCCTAATAAGTCCCACAATTTAAAAAGTAATGACAAACTTATTACGAATCAAACATTTGAAGAGCAACTACAACATGCAGAAGCATATGGAGAGAAACGTGTATCAAATGAATTAATGATCGAAAATAAGTTTTACAAGCGACTTGAGCATTCTAACCTTAAAAAGTTAGCAGGTTTTCGTAAACATGAAGACTATACAGAATCACCTGAATATAAGGACTTTCAGTTGGTCATCGATGTGTTGAAAGATGCAGGCGCAAAGCCTCTGTTTGTATCTATTCCAGTCAATGGTCGCTGGTATGATTACGGAGACTATCCAAAAGATCGTCGTCAGGAATATTATAAAAAAATGGAGCAGGTTTTAACAGCTGCTGATGTGCCTTATGTCGATTTCACTGACCACGAGTATGATCCGTATTTTATTATGGATACGATTCATATTGCGTGGAAGGGCTGGGTATATCTAGATCAGGAACTAGACAAATATTGGCAACAACCTTAA
- the eno gene encoding phosphopyruvate hydratase — MPFITQIYAREVLDSRGNPTVEVEVFTESGAFGRAIVPSGASTGEYEAVELRDGDKSRYLGKGVLKAVENVNTIIAQELEGNFSVLDQVVIDKALIELDGTENKGKLGANAILGVSMAVAHAAADYLDVPLYQYLGGFNSKQLPVPMMNILNGGAHADNNVDIQEFMVMPVGAESFRHALRMGAEIFHSLKAVLKDKGYNTAVGDEGGFAPNLGSNEEAITVILEAIEKAGYKAGEEVKLAMDVASSELFSKEDGKYHLDGEGVVKTSEEMVDWYDELTAKYPIISIEDGLDENDWAGHKLLTDRIGSRVQLVGDDLFVTNTKKLAAGIEQGVGNAILIKVNQIGTLTETFEAIEMAKRAGYTAVISHRSGESEDATIADIAVATNAGQIKTGAPSRTDRVAKYNQLLRIEDQLGATAEYLGLNSFYNLK; from the coding sequence ATGCCATTTATTACACAAATTTATGCGCGCGAAGTATTAGACTCACGTGGGAACCCAACAGTAGAAGTAGAAGTATTTACAGAATCAGGCGCTTTCGGCCGTGCAATCGTGCCATCAGGTGCATCTACAGGTGAATACGAAGCAGTAGAATTACGCGACGGTGACAAATCACGTTACCTAGGCAAAGGTGTATTAAAAGCAGTTGAAAATGTAAATACAATAATTGCCCAAGAATTAGAAGGCAATTTCTCTGTTCTTGACCAAGTTGTAATCGACAAAGCTTTAATCGAGCTTGATGGCACAGAAAACAAAGGAAAGCTAGGCGCTAACGCAATTTTAGGCGTTTCAATGGCAGTTGCACATGCTGCGGCAGATTATTTAGATGTACCTCTTTATCAATATCTTGGTGGTTTCAACTCAAAACAATTACCAGTTCCAATGATGAACATCTTAAATGGTGGAGCTCACGCTGACAACAACGTAGATATTCAAGAATTCATGGTAATGCCTGTAGGCGCTGAAAGTTTCCGTCATGCACTACGTATGGGCGCTGAAATTTTCCACAGCTTAAAAGCCGTACTAAAAGACAAAGGCTACAATACAGCTGTAGGTGATGAAGGTGGTTTTGCACCAAACCTTGGTTCAAACGAGGAAGCCATTACAGTAATTCTTGAAGCAATCGAAAAAGCTGGCTACAAAGCTGGTGAAGAAGTGAAACTTGCAATGGACGTTGCTTCATCTGAATTATTCAGCAAAGAAGATGGCAAATACCACTTAGATGGTGAAGGCGTTGTGAAAACTTCGGAAGAAATGGTTGATTGGTACGATGAGTTGACTGCTAAGTATCCAATTATCTCTATCGAAGACGGCTTAGACGAAAATGACTGGGCTGGTCATAAATTATTAACAGATCGTATTGGCTCTCGCGTACAATTAGTAGGTGATGACCTATTCGTAACAAATACAAAAAAATTAGCTGCTGGTATTGAGCAAGGTGTGGGGAATGCCATACTAATTAAAGTAAATCAAATCGGTACATTAACAGAAACATTTGAAGCAATTGAAATGGCAAAACGTGCTGGCTATACAGCTGTTATCTCTCACCGTTCAGGTGAATCAGAAGATGCTACAATTGCTGATATCGCAGTTGCAACAAACGCTGGTCAAATTAAAACAGGTGCTCCATCTCGTACAGACCGCGTAGCTAAATACAACCAACTTCTTCGTATCGAAGATCAACTTGGTGCAACAGCAGAGTATCTTGGTTTAAATTCTTTCTATAATTTAAAATAA
- the gpmI gene encoding 2,3-bisphosphoglycerate-independent phosphoglycerate mutase: MPKKPVALIILDGFAFRDETFGNAVAQAKKPNFDRYWNQFPHATLTAAGEAVGLPDGQMGNSEVGHLNIGAGRIVYQSLTRLNKSIRDGDFFTNQAFLDAVAHAKAHHSKLHLMGLLSDGGVHSHYEHMFALLKLAKEQGLDDVFVHGFLDGRDVGPTTAISYIEETEKQMAEIGIGQFASIHGRYYAMDRDKRWDRVALTYNVLVDGVGQSAENAKGGVTESYEREVTDEFVIPFSVQEHGEAVATIGDNDAVIFFNFRPDRAIQLSKVFTNSDFDGFALSSRHPKNLKLVSFTHYSDEVNAQVAYENDNLKNTIGEVLATNGKTQLRIAETEKYPHVTFFMSGGREDKFAGEERILIASPKVATYDLKPEMSAYEVTEALLGEIAADKFDGILLNFANPDMVGHSGMLEPTIKAIEAVDECLGKVVDALLAKGGAAIITADHGNSDEVMTLEGQPMTAHTTNPVPVIVTKSNLLLRNGGILADLAPTMLELLEVSQPIEMTGKSLIEKEEN; this comes from the coding sequence ATGCCTAAAAAACCAGTAGCATTAATTATTTTAGATGGCTTTGCATTTCGAGATGAAACATTCGGAAATGCAGTAGCCCAAGCAAAAAAGCCAAATTTCGATCGTTATTGGAATCAGTTCCCACATGCAACATTAACTGCAGCAGGTGAAGCAGTAGGGTTACCAGACGGTCAAATGGGGAATTCTGAAGTGGGACACTTAAATATCGGGGCTGGCCGTATTGTGTACCAAAGTTTAACACGTCTAAACAAGTCCATTCGTGATGGTGATTTCTTTACGAATCAGGCATTTTTAGACGCGGTGGCACATGCCAAAGCACATCACTCTAAACTGCATCTTATGGGCTTGCTATCAGATGGTGGGGTACACAGTCATTATGAGCATATGTTTGCCTTATTGAAATTGGCAAAAGAACAAGGTTTAGATGATGTATTTGTACATGGTTTCTTAGATGGTCGTGATGTTGGACCAACAACAGCTATTTCCTATATCGAAGAAACAGAAAAACAAATGGCTGAAATCGGCATTGGTCAATTTGCCTCGATTCATGGACGTTACTACGCAATGGATCGCGACAAACGTTGGGACCGTGTAGCACTTACTTACAACGTATTAGTGGATGGCGTTGGCCAATCAGCAGAGAATGCTAAAGGTGGCGTAACAGAATCCTATGAACGAGAGGTAACAGATGAATTTGTTATACCTTTTAGTGTTCAAGAGCATGGAGAAGCGGTGGCTACAATTGGTGATAATGACGCTGTTATTTTCTTCAATTTCCGTCCTGACCGAGCGATTCAGTTGTCTAAAGTGTTTACGAATAGTGATTTCGACGGCTTCGCTTTATCGTCAAGACATCCGAAAAATTTAAAATTGGTATCTTTCACTCATTATAGCGATGAAGTGAATGCACAAGTTGCCTATGAAAATGACAACTTAAAAAATACAATTGGTGAAGTGCTAGCCACTAATGGCAAAACGCAGCTTCGTATTGCAGAAACTGAAAAGTATCCACATGTTACATTCTTTATGAGTGGTGGACGTGAGGACAAATTCGCTGGCGAAGAACGTATTTTGATTGCTTCTCCGAAAGTAGCGACATACGATCTAAAACCTGAAATGAGTGCTTATGAAGTAACAGAAGCATTACTTGGCGAGATTGCCGCTGATAAATTCGATGGTATTTTATTAAACTTTGCTAACCCAGATATGGTTGGGCATAGTGGGATGTTAGAACCAACAATTAAAGCAATCGAAGCAGTAGATGAATGTCTAGGTAAAGTAGTAGATGCCCTGCTTGCAAAAGGAGGCGCAGCTATTATTACAGCTGACCATGGTAATTCTGATGAAGTGATGACTTTAGAAGGACAGCCGATGACAGCCCATACAACAAACCCTGTTCCAGTGATTGTGACAAAGTCAAATTTATTGTTAAGAAATGGTGGCATTTTAGCCGATTTGGCGCCAACCATGTTAGAATTATTAGAGGTGTCACAACCTATTGAAATGACAGGTAAATCATTAATTGAAAAAGAGGAGAATTAA
- the tpiA gene encoding triose-phosphate isomerase: protein MRKPIIAGNWKMYKTFEEAIQFVDAVQDKLPSNDKVDAVICAPALFLPTLVQVASESELAIGAQTMHYENEGAFTGEISPAQLASVEVDYVILGHSERREFYNETDEAINKKVASALTHSIVPIICCGETLEEREAGITEQKVAGQIAAALAGFSAQEVEHMVIAYEPIWAIGTGKTATADDANQVCGAIRAVVRELYDVETAEAVRIQYGGSVKPENIKELLSKEHIDGALVGGASLQPDSYLKLLEAAANA from the coding sequence ATGCGTAAACCAATTATTGCAGGAAACTGGAAAATGTATAAGACATTTGAAGAGGCGATACAGTTTGTTGATGCCGTACAGGACAAACTTCCTTCAAATGACAAAGTAGATGCTGTTATTTGCGCACCGGCGCTATTTTTGCCAACACTTGTACAGGTAGCTAGTGAATCAGAGCTGGCAATCGGTGCACAAACGATGCATTACGAAAACGAAGGTGCATTTACCGGGGAAATTAGCCCAGCGCAACTTGCCAGTGTTGAAGTAGACTATGTGATTTTAGGACACTCTGAACGACGTGAATTTTATAATGAGACAGATGAAGCGATAAATAAAAAAGTCGCATCAGCTCTTACACATAGCATTGTTCCAATTATATGTTGTGGTGAAACGCTTGAGGAACGTGAGGCAGGTATTACAGAACAAAAGGTAGCTGGTCAAATTGCAGCAGCACTTGCCGGTTTTTCTGCACAAGAAGTAGAGCATATGGTCATCGCCTATGAACCTATTTGGGCAATTGGTACAGGCAAAACAGCAACCGCAGATGATGCCAATCAAGTTTGTGGAGCGATTCGTGCAGTTGTGAGAGAACTTTATGATGTTGAAACAGCAGAGGCTGTGCGCATTCAATACGGCGGTAGCGTGAAGCCTGAGAATATTAAAGAATTATTATCGAAAGAGCATATTGACGGTGCTTTAGTTGGTGGCGCGAGCTTACAACCAGATTCATATTTAAAATTATTGGAGGCGGCAGCAAATGCCTAA
- a CDS encoding phosphoglycerate kinase, with protein MLNKKTMKDIDVKGKRVFVRVDFNVPMAEGAITDETRIRAAIPTIEYLVEQGAKVILASHLGRPKGEIKEDMRLTAVGIRLAELMGKPVAKLEESIGEAVEAAVANMQNGDIVLLENVRFHAGEEKNDPALAEQFASVADVYVNDAFGAAHRAHASTEGIAKHIPAVSGFLMEKELEVLGKALSNPERPFTAIIGGAKVKDKIGVIESLLEKVDHLIIGGGLSFTFIKAQGHDIGKSLLEEDKVELAKSFIEKANAKGVQLHMPIDAVVANEFSKDADTQIVTVDAIPSDWMGLDIGPKTAENYAEVIKNSKLIIWNGPMGVFEMDKFANGTKTVAQAMATTDGYTVIGGGDSAAAVEKFEVADKMDHISTGGGASLELMEGKELPGIVALNDKVAF; from the coding sequence ATGTTAAATAAAAAAACAATGAAAGATATCGATGTAAAAGGGAAGCGCGTTTTTGTACGTGTGGATTTTAATGTACCAATGGCTGAAGGTGCTATTACAGATGAAACACGAATTCGTGCAGCAATTCCAACAATTGAGTACTTAGTAGAGCAAGGTGCTAAAGTAATTTTAGCGTCCCATTTAGGTCGTCCAAAAGGTGAAATAAAGGAAGATATGCGTTTAACTGCAGTGGGTATTCGCTTAGCTGAGTTGATGGGCAAACCGGTTGCAAAATTAGAGGAGTCCATTGGTGAAGCAGTAGAAGCAGCAGTTGCGAACATGCAAAATGGAGATATCGTACTACTTGAAAACGTTCGCTTCCACGCTGGTGAAGAGAAAAATGATCCTGCACTAGCAGAACAATTCGCCAGTGTGGCGGACGTTTATGTGAATGATGCCTTTGGGGCGGCACACCGTGCACACGCTTCAACAGAAGGAATTGCGAAGCATATACCAGCTGTATCCGGCTTCTTAATGGAAAAGGAATTAGAGGTTCTTGGTAAAGCATTATCTAATCCGGAACGTCCATTTACAGCGATTATTGGTGGTGCCAAAGTAAAAGATAAAATTGGTGTGATAGAAAGCTTATTAGAAAAGGTAGATCACTTAATTATCGGTGGTGGTCTGTCATTCACTTTCATCAAAGCACAGGGACATGATATCGGTAAGTCTTTATTAGAAGAAGATAAAGTTGAGTTAGCAAAATCTTTCATTGAAAAAGCGAACGCAAAAGGCGTGCAATTACATATGCCGATTGATGCAGTAGTAGCAAACGAATTTTCAAAAGATGCTGATACGCAGATTGTAACTGTAGATGCGATTCCATCAGATTGGATGGGTCTAGATATAGGTCCAAAAACAGCTGAAAACTACGCAGAGGTTATCAAAAATTCTAAATTAATCATCTGGAATGGCCCAATGGGTGTCTTTGAAATGGACAAATTTGCGAATGGTACAAAAACTGTCGCACAGGCAATGGCAACAACCGATGGCTATACAGTCATCGGTGGCGGTGATTCTGCAGCGGCTGTGGAAAAATTTGAAGTAGCGGACAAAATGGATCACATTTCAACTGGTGGCGGTGCTTCACTTGAATTAATGGAAGGTAAAGAACTTCCTGGTATTGTCGCGTTAAATGATAAAGTGGCATTTTAA
- the gap gene encoding type I glyceraldehyde-3-phosphate dehydrogenase, whose translation MALKLAINGFGRIGRLVFREAMKHDEFEVVAVNDLTDAGQLAHLLTYDSVHGVYDAEVHAEGDSFVVNGKTVKVFAEKDPVQLPWGELGVDVVLECTGKFRSMEEVGKHIEAGAKKAILSAPAKGDMPTFVMGVNHQDYNPKTDDVISNASCTTNCLAPVAKILDEKFGIERGMMTTIHSYTNDQRILDFPHSDPRRARAGAVSMIPTTTGAAVAVSKVLPQLKGKLDGFSMRVPTPNVSCVDLVVELKAEVTKDAINAALKEASENELKNILGYNELPLVSIDYNGNHNSSTVDGLSTMVLENSMVKVLAWYDNEIGYSTRLMDLALYIAEQGLNHK comes from the coding sequence ATGGCATTAAAATTAGCAATTAATGGATTTGGACGTATTGGACGCTTAGTATTTCGTGAAGCAATGAAGCATGATGAATTTGAAGTAGTTGCAGTGAATGATTTAACAGATGCTGGTCAGCTCGCGCATTTATTAACATATGATTCTGTACATGGTGTCTATGATGCTGAAGTGCATGCAGAAGGTGATTCTTTCGTAGTGAATGGTAAAACAGTTAAAGTATTTGCTGAAAAAGATCCAGTACAATTGCCATGGGGTGAACTTGGTGTTGATGTGGTACTTGAATGTACAGGTAAATTCCGCTCAATGGAAGAAGTAGGTAAGCATATTGAAGCAGGTGCAAAAAAAGCAATCCTTTCAGCGCCAGCGAAAGGTGACATGCCAACATTTGTAATGGGTGTAAACCATCAGGATTACAATCCAAAAACAGATGATGTCATTTCTAATGCTTCATGTACAACAAACTGTCTCGCACCTGTAGCAAAAATATTGGATGAAAAGTTTGGTATTGAGCGCGGTATGATGACAACAATTCACTCATACACGAATGACCAACGTATTTTAGACTTCCCGCACTCTGATCCGCGTCGAGCACGTGCAGGAGCTGTGTCAATGATTCCAACAACTACTGGAGCAGCTGTAGCCGTTTCTAAAGTATTACCACAGTTAAAAGGTAAATTAGATGGCTTCTCTATGCGTGTGCCTACACCAAATGTTTCGTGTGTGGATTTAGTAGTAGAACTAAAAGCGGAAGTTACAAAAGATGCTATCAACGCTGCTTTAAAAGAAGCTTCTGAAAATGAGCTGAAAAATATTTTAGGCTATAATGAGTTACCACTCGTATCAATTGACTATAATGGTAATCATAATTCTTCAACTGTTGACGGTCTTTCTACTATGGTATTAGAAAATAGTATGGTAAAGGTACTTGCGTGGTATGATAACGAAATTGGTTACTCTACTCGATTAATGGACTTAGCATTATATATTGCAGAACAAGGTTTAAATCATAAATAA
- a CDS encoding sugar-binding transcriptional regulator: MFSIPEAQQRLLPEMYPLLQARYRILQSIQLMQPIGRRTLAESLKMTEREIRKETDILREQGLLDTQKSGMVCTSDGIAVIEQLRSLVYEWSGLTQLAKSLENRFGLQHVIVVPGDYKEDETVLTLLGKEAAHQFLSTIMGEQVVAVTGGKSVASLAQFLQPLDAQRDITFVAARGGIGHEMQMQANTLVATFAMQMNAQHRTLFLPEHLSEQAYQAMLKEPMVIEMMAYYDQADCVIHGIGSAEEMAIRRNSSPEDLRILEEKGAVSEAFGYYFNAEGEIVHRIRTIGIQLEQVEKCQHIIAVAAGKQKVNAMLSYFKVAPKQTIFITDEAAAKAIAERYL; encoded by the coding sequence ATGTTTAGCATACCTGAGGCACAGCAAAGACTACTTCCGGAAATGTATCCGCTTCTTCAAGCAAGATATCGCATCTTGCAATCGATTCAGCTCATGCAACCCATTGGACGACGTACACTTGCAGAATCACTGAAAATGACAGAGCGTGAAATACGAAAAGAAACCGATATTTTACGTGAGCAAGGGTTATTAGATACTCAAAAGTCGGGTATGGTATGTACGAGTGATGGCATAGCAGTTATTGAACAGCTACGATCATTAGTTTACGAATGGTCTGGGCTTACACAGCTTGCTAAATCGCTCGAAAATCGATTTGGTTTGCAACATGTGATTGTTGTACCAGGTGATTATAAAGAAGATGAAACGGTATTGACATTGCTTGGTAAGGAGGCAGCACACCAATTCCTATCAACTATTATGGGGGAGCAAGTTGTCGCTGTCACAGGTGGCAAATCGGTGGCTTCGCTTGCGCAATTTTTACAACCACTAGATGCTCAGCGGGATATAACATTTGTTGCAGCACGTGGGGGAATTGGGCATGAAATGCAGATGCAAGCCAATACACTTGTCGCAACATTTGCGATGCAGATGAATGCCCAGCATCGAACGTTGTTTTTACCGGAACATTTAAGTGAGCAAGCATATCAAGCGATGCTAAAAGAGCCAATGGTTATTGAAATGATGGCTTACTATGATCAGGCTGACTGTGTGATTCATGGTATCGGTTCTGCGGAGGAAATGGCTATTCGCCGTAATTCGTCGCCGGAGGATTTGCGAATTCTCGAGGAAAAAGGAGCTGTCAGCGAAGCATTTGGCTATTACTTTAATGCTGAAGGAGAAATTGTGCATCGAATTCGCACGATTGGTATTCAGCTTGAACAAGTAGAGAAATGTCAGCACATCATTGCGGTTGCTGCAGGTAAGCAAAAAGTGAATGCGATGCTTTCGTATTTTAAAGTAGCACCGAAACAGACTATTTTTATAACGGATGAAGCGGCAGCGAAAGCAATTGCTGAACGTTATCTGTAA
- a CDS encoding FMN-binding negative transcriptional regulator has product MYIPAAFKIKDRSEMVAVIQTNSFATLFSTYEGMPYATHLPLLFNETQDCLIGHFAKGNPQWKNIEQQDVLAVFQGPHCYISPSWYETNQAVPTWNYVAVHVYGEIELMKNDEELVNSFNKMIAKYEGNDSPYSLAEVDSKLITNLNKGVQGFKVKISRMEGKKKLSQNHSTDRQQLVIKQLEEIEQSNEQQIAHLMKKNIK; this is encoded by the coding sequence ATGTATATACCAGCGGCATTTAAAATAAAAGATAGATCTGAGATGGTCGCGGTGATACAAACGAACAGTTTTGCTACATTGTTTTCTACTTATGAAGGAATGCCATATGCGACTCATCTTCCTTTATTGTTCAATGAAACGCAGGATTGTTTGATTGGCCATTTTGCAAAAGGTAATCCGCAATGGAAGAACATCGAGCAGCAAGATGTTTTAGCGGTCTTCCAAGGTCCTCATTGCTACATATCTCCGTCATGGTATGAAACAAATCAAGCTGTTCCTACATGGAACTATGTAGCGGTACATGTTTACGGAGAAATTGAGCTTATGAAGAATGATGAGGAATTAGTCAATTCCTTTAACAAGATGATTGCAAAATACGAAGGGAACGATAGCCCATATAGCTTGGCTGAAGTGGACTCAAAACTTATAACAAATTTAAATAAAGGAGTTCAAGGTTTTAAAGTAAAGATTTCGCGTATGGAAGGTAAAAAGAAATTGAGTCAAAATCATTCAACAGACCGCCAACAATTAGTCATTAAGCAGCTAGAGGAAATAGAGCAATCAAACGAGCAACAAATCGCCCATTTAATGAAGAAAAATATTAAGTAA
- a CDS encoding glutaredoxin family protein: MNVKFFSRSNCALCVEGLRTLKLVQEDIAFNIEIIDIEADEVIHEKYMLMIPVVEKDGHIIQYGNLDYVTLTEGLL; the protein is encoded by the coding sequence ATGAACGTGAAATTTTTTAGTCGATCTAATTGTGCGCTATGTGTAGAGGGTTTACGTACTTTGAAGCTTGTACAAGAAGATATAGCATTTAATATAGAAATTATCGACATCGAAGCGGATGAAGTGATCCATGAAAAATATATGCTGATGATTCCTGTGGTAGAAAAAGATGGTCATATAATACAATATGGCAATTTAGATTATGTAACCCTCACTGAAGGGCTTTTATAA
- the ltrA gene encoding group II intron reverse transcriptase/maturase, with protein sequence MLMERILSRENLLSALKRVERNKGSHGVDEMPVQNLRKHILQHWETMKMELLQGTYEPQPVRRVEIPKPAGGVRLLGIPTVTDRFIQQAIAQVLTFLYDPTFSDHSYGFRPNRSAHGAIREAKGYIREGNRWVVDIDLEKFFDKVNHDRLMGVLAKRIEDKHLLKLIRKYLKSGIMINGIVTTSEEGTPQGGPLSPLLSNIVLDELDKELEERGHKFVRYANDCNIYVKTKKSGNRVMNSVTWFIEGKLKLKVNLNKSAVDRPWKRKFLGFSFTNGIEPKVRIAKESVKRMKNKIREITSRKKPYSMDYRIQELNQYLIGWCGYFALADTPSVFRNFDSWIRRRLRMCTWKDWKLPRTKVRKLIGLGASKGKAYEWGNSRKSYWRISKSPILDRTLGNSYWSSRGLKSLLARYETLRYPLN encoded by the coding sequence ATGTTAATGGAACGAATCCTGTCACGCGAAAATCTGCTCTCTGCCTTAAAACGGGTGGAGCGTAATAAAGGGAGCCACGGTGTCGACGAAATGCCCGTACAAAACCTACGAAAGCATATCCTACAACACTGGGAAACCATGAAAATGGAACTTCTTCAGGGAACTTATGAACCGCAGCCTGTCCGCAGAGTCGAAATCCCGAAACCTGCTGGTGGTGTGCGTTTATTAGGTATCCCTACCGTGACAGACCGTTTTATTCAACAAGCCATTGCCCAAGTGTTAACTTTTCTATATGACCCGACTTTTTCAGACCATAGTTACGGGTTTCGACCAAATCGAAGCGCTCATGGTGCGATAAGGGAAGCAAAAGGATATATACGGGAAGGGAATCGCTGGGTAGTGGACATAGACTTGGAGAAATTCTTCGACAAGGTGAACCATGATAGGCTCATGGGTGTACTTGCGAAACGAATCGAAGATAAGCATCTGCTTAAGTTAATCCGTAAATACTTGAAATCGGGCATCATGATAAATGGTATCGTGACAACTAGTGAAGAAGGTACTCCGCAAGGAGGTCCCCTAAGTCCACTGCTTTCCAACATCGTACTTGATGAACTGGACAAGGAATTGGAGGAAAGAGGTCATAAATTTGTAAGATACGCCAATGACTGCAATATCTATGTGAAAACAAAGAAATCAGGCAATCGGGTCATGAACTCTGTTACTTGGTTTATTGAAGGGAAACTTAAGTTGAAAGTTAACCTGAATAAGTCAGCAGTAGACCGTCCTTGGAAAAGGAAGTTTCTTGGATTCAGTTTCACTAATGGTATAGAACCAAAGGTTCGCATCGCCAAAGAAAGCGTGAAACGGATGAAGAACAAAATTCGAGAGATAACCTCTAGGAAGAAACCTTATTCGATGGATTATCGTATCCAGGAACTCAATCAATACCTGATAGGGTGGTGCGGTTACTTCGCATTGGCAGATACGCCAAGTGTTTTCAGGAACTTCGATTCGTGGATCAGAAGAAGACTTCGAATGTGTACGTGGAAGGATTGGAAGCTACCAAGAACCAAGGTGAGAAAACTCATAGGGTTAGGCGCCTCGAAAGGAAAGGCTTACGAATGGGGCAACTCACGTAAAAGTTACTGGAGAATATCTAAAAGCCCGATACTAGACAGAACCCTCGGAAACTCCTATTGGAGTTCCCGAGGGCTCAAAAGTCTATTAGCTCGTTATGAAACTTTGCGTTATCCTCTTAATTGA